In Caproiciproducens sp. NJN-50, the following are encoded in one genomic region:
- a CDS encoding murein hydrolase activator EnvC family protein has product MSGNKAVRILAAVLAAFLLLFSVPAVQPAQASTLSDLQKKQSGLKQKKAQVDAQIKSLKNDETKKQQYKDALTSQINTVEEQIDNLNDQIAGLNSDIKEKESQIAQKQKEIDTDFDKLKERLYAIYLTGDASTMEIILNAKSVMDLADKTEILQAITQHDTELIDRLKEEMQSVSDQKTDIEKNRDAVAANKKEYDQKQTELTSYVNEANSALADIAADQSAAQAQSKALAKQEDEASKAIDAWYAEYYASKGGGTGGSGGYVSTGNFMWPVPSCTSITSGFGPRWGTVHKGIDISRSGIYGAQIVAADSGKVMQAGYGNYGTGYGGYGNVVAIDHGGGYSTLYGHMSRVAVSKGQQVTKGQTIGYVGSTGDSSGPHCHFEIRVNGVAKNPLNWFSK; this is encoded by the coding sequence TTGAGTGGTAACAAGGCCGTGAGGATTCTCGCCGCGGTTCTGGCGGCGTTTCTGCTTCTGTTTTCCGTTCCGGCAGTCCAGCCGGCCCAGGCTTCCACACTGAGCGACCTGCAGAAAAAGCAAAGCGGTCTGAAACAGAAAAAAGCGCAGGTGGACGCGCAGATCAAGAGCCTGAAAAACGATGAAACGAAAAAACAGCAGTATAAAGACGCTCTGACGTCGCAAATTAACACTGTGGAGGAACAAATTGACAATCTGAACGACCAGATTGCCGGCCTGAACAGCGATATCAAAGAAAAAGAAAGCCAGATTGCCCAAAAGCAGAAGGAGATCGACACGGACTTCGACAAGCTCAAGGAACGCCTGTACGCGATTTACCTGACGGGCGACGCGTCCACCATGGAAATTATCCTGAACGCGAAAAGCGTTATGGACCTCGCCGACAAGACGGAGATTCTGCAGGCAATCACCCAGCACGACACGGAGCTGATCGACCGGCTGAAAGAGGAAATGCAGTCCGTTTCGGACCAGAAAACGGACATTGAGAAGAACCGGGACGCCGTGGCGGCGAACAAGAAGGAATACGACCAGAAGCAGACCGAACTGACGAGTTATGTCAACGAGGCGAACAGCGCCCTGGCCGACATCGCGGCGGACCAGTCGGCCGCACAAGCGCAGAGCAAAGCGCTTGCCAAGCAGGAGGACGAAGCCTCCAAAGCGATTGACGCGTGGTACGCGGAGTACTATGCGTCAAAAGGCGGCGGCACGGGCGGCAGCGGCGGCTACGTCAGCACGGGCAACTTCATGTGGCCGGTGCCGAGCTGCACCAGTATCACGAGCGGATTCGGGCCCAGGTGGGGCACGGTCCACAAAGGAATCGACATTTCCCGCTCCGGCATTTACGGCGCGCAGATCGTCGCGGCGGATTCCGGCAAAGTGATGCAGGCGGGCTACGGCAACTATGGAACGGGGTACGGCGGGTACGGCAACGTGGTCGCCATCGACCACGGCGGCGGATACTCCACGCTGTACGGGCATATGAGCCGCGTGGCGGTCAGCAAGGGCCAGCAGGTGACGAAGGGACAGACGATCGGATATGTCGGTTCCACCGGGGACTCAAGCGGACCTCACTGCCATTTTGAGATCCGCGTCAACGGCGTTGCGAAAAACCCGCTGAACTGGTTTTCCAAGTAA
- a CDS encoding sugar ABC transporter ATP-binding protein, translating to MGDYILEMKDITKEFPGVKALDRVNFQVRKGEIHCLVGENGAGKSTLMKVLSGVYPYGTYSGQIILNGAEQHFTNIADSEKAGVAIIYQELALIPELTVYENIYFGHEIMNGKTVDWNKTIIDAREILEKVGCGANPVAKVKDFGVGTRQLIEIAKALSKDIKLLILDEPTAALTEADSAHLLDLLRKLKTQGVTCIMISHKLKEISEIADSITILRDGKTICSMDATKQKVPENVIIRHMVGREIDNVYPPKEQRTIGEVSFEVKDWSAYDPAAGREILHHVGLNVRKGEIVGIAGLMGAGRTEFALSVFGNPRGYKVSGDMFINGEKVSYHHPAKAIRGGLAYMTEDRKANGLILIQDIKQNIVMSNLKKICRKGIINENEEVISANGYMKSINIKAPSVDQVVGNLSGGNQQKVSLSKCLFIDPHTLILDEPTRGIDVGAKYEIYTIMNRLVANGMSILMISSELPEILGMSDRIYVMSEGRITGELPTGEATEEKIMTMATVS from the coding sequence ATGGGTGATTACATACTTGAAATGAAGGATATCACAAAGGAATTCCCGGGGGTCAAAGCTCTGGACCGGGTCAACTTCCAGGTAAGGAAGGGAGAAATCCACTGCCTTGTGGGCGAAAACGGAGCCGGAAAGTCCACCTTGATGAAAGTTCTCTCGGGGGTCTATCCTTATGGCACTTACAGTGGACAGATCATCCTGAACGGCGCGGAGCAGCATTTCACAAATATCGCCGACAGCGAGAAAGCCGGCGTCGCCATCATCTATCAGGAGCTTGCGCTGATTCCCGAGCTGACTGTTTACGAAAATATCTATTTCGGCCATGAGATCATGAACGGGAAGACGGTGGACTGGAACAAGACCATCATCGACGCCAGGGAAATACTGGAGAAGGTAGGGTGCGGCGCGAATCCTGTCGCAAAAGTCAAGGACTTCGGCGTCGGCACGCGGCAGCTCATTGAGATCGCGAAGGCGCTCAGCAAGGACATAAAGCTGCTGATTCTCGACGAGCCTACGGCCGCCCTGACGGAAGCCGACAGCGCACATTTGCTGGACCTGCTGAGAAAATTGAAAACGCAGGGGGTCACCTGCATCATGATATCCCACAAGCTAAAGGAAATATCTGAAATCGCCGACAGCATCACAATACTGCGCGACGGCAAAACCATTTGCTCCATGGATGCGACAAAACAGAAGGTTCCGGAAAATGTGATCATCCGCCATATGGTAGGGCGGGAGATCGACAACGTTTATCCTCCCAAGGAGCAGCGTACAATCGGCGAAGTCAGTTTTGAAGTAAAGGACTGGTCGGCGTACGACCCCGCTGCCGGCAGGGAGATTCTTCACCATGTCGGCCTGAATGTGCGAAAGGGCGAGATCGTCGGCATCGCGGGGCTGATGGGCGCGGGCCGCACCGAATTCGCGCTGAGCGTGTTCGGGAATCCACGCGGGTACAAGGTGTCGGGCGACATGTTCATCAACGGAGAAAAAGTGAGCTACCATCATCCGGCAAAAGCGATTCGTGGCGGGCTCGCGTATATGACGGAGGATCGGAAGGCGAACGGTCTGATTCTGATTCAGGACATAAAGCAGAACATCGTCATGTCCAATCTTAAAAAAATATGCAGAAAAGGAATCATCAATGAAAACGAGGAAGTAATCTCCGCCAACGGGTATATGAAATCGATCAATATCAAGGCGCCGTCCGTGGATCAGGTGGTCGGTAATTTAAGCGGCGGGAACCAGCAGAAGGTTTCGCTGAGCAAATGCCTGTTCATCGATCCGCATACCCTGATTCTGGATGAGCCGACCCGCGGCATCGACGTGGGCGCCAAATATGAAATTTACACCATTATGAACCGACTTGTGGCAAACGGCATGAGCATCCTTATGATATCTTCCGAACTCCCCGAGATTCTCGGCATGAGCGACCGCATTTACGTGATGTCCGAAGGCAGGATCACCGGGGAACTTCCGACCGGGGAAGCGACGGAAGAAAAAATCATGACAATGGCTACGGTCAGTTAG
- the ftsX gene encoding permease-like cell division protein FtsX → MINNIRYLFREGVRNIWSNRTMSLASVGVLVSCLLLTGAAILFSLNISTAMAAVEGNNSVKIYMDKDLPVLASLKAGEQIKKLDNIKSCQFVSKDNALKQVMGMLGEKDSSLLKDMTGKDNPLPDAFQVSFRDLSKYKDTVAQIRKIDGVSSINDYSDIAAKLTSLHRLVTTVGFWIILLLSLVSLFIISNTIRVTMFSRRLEISIMKSVGATNWFVRVPFVVEGIIIGLLSGLFGSLILRLLYDKLTGTLTSITLFSPLSIGAIQWKITLLFLLAGSLFGAVGGAISIGKYLKREGGEIVEW, encoded by the coding sequence ATGATCAATAATATCCGCTACCTGTTTCGCGAGGGCGTGCGGAACATCTGGAGCAACCGGACCATGTCCCTCGCTTCGGTCGGCGTTCTGGTTTCCTGCCTGCTTTTAACGGGCGCCGCGATTTTGTTCTCCCTGAACATCAGCACCGCGATGGCGGCCGTGGAGGGAAACAATTCGGTGAAGATCTACATGGACAAGGACCTTCCCGTTCTGGCGTCCCTCAAGGCCGGCGAGCAGATCAAAAAGCTGGACAACATCAAAAGCTGCCAGTTTGTGTCGAAGGACAACGCGCTCAAGCAGGTCATGGGGATGCTGGGGGAAAAGGATTCCTCCCTGTTAAAGGATATGACCGGGAAGGACAACCCCCTGCCCGACGCGTTCCAGGTTTCGTTCAGGGATCTCTCCAAATATAAGGATACCGTGGCGCAGATCAGGAAGATCGACGGAGTCTCCTCCATCAACGACTATTCCGACATTGCGGCGAAGCTGACCAGCCTGCACCGTCTGGTCACGACGGTCGGCTTCTGGATCATTCTGCTCCTCAGCCTGGTTTCGCTGTTCATCATCTCCAACACCATCCGCGTGACCATGTTCTCCCGCAGGCTGGAGATCAGCATCATGAAATCGGTGGGCGCGACCAACTGGTTCGTGCGCGTGCCGTTCGTGGTGGAGGGGATCATCATCGGCCTGCTCTCGGGTCTTTTCGGGAGCCTGATCCTGCGTCTTCTCTACGACAAGCTGACCGGCACGCTGACTTCCATCACGCTGTTTTCGCCGCTCTCCATCGGGGCGATACAGTGGAAGATCACGCTGCTGTTCCTGCTTGCCGGCTCCCTGTTCGGCGCGGTCGGCGGGGCGATCTCAATCGGAAAATACCTGAAAAGAGAGGGAGGCGAAATCGTTGAGTGGTAA
- a CDS encoding sugar ABC transporter substrate-binding protein codes for MKRFFAVLLSVMLIAGLTACESKPADVAPASSGEAQSSGGAAKSGGIDVGIILPTKDEPRWVQDETRFRDALKESNYSIEVLFSQGSSAKEKENVEALMAKGIKVLIICPQDAAAAAAAVDEAKEEGITVISYDRLITDTKSVDYYVTFDSISVGKAQGQYLIDNAAGKGNPLYLYTGAATDNNAFLFFEGAWDVLQPKIADGTFVIKNSSEAVNLQSKATLTRDEESKIIAQVTTNWDFNEAKNKAEAHLTAAKAADKGNVYILAPNDGTARSISDVFAADTAVTSYKITGQDAEKASIQYIIDGKQSMTVFKDVRILVKDSIAMAISILQGKTPETTGTYNNKMVDVKAKQTDVQVVDSKNVKSAIIDSGYYQASDFTNLK; via the coding sequence TTGAAAAGGTTTTTTGCTGTACTGTTATCGGTCATGCTGATCGCGGGGCTAACGGCCTGCGAATCAAAACCGGCCGACGTCGCGCCGGCCTCGTCCGGGGAGGCCCAGTCCTCGGGCGGCGCGGCAAAATCGGGCGGAATCGATGTGGGCATTATCCTTCCTACAAAGGACGAACCAAGGTGGGTGCAGGATGAAACAAGATTCAGGGACGCGCTGAAGGAATCCAATTATTCCATTGAAGTTCTATTCAGCCAGGGTTCTTCCGCAAAGGAAAAGGAAAATGTAGAAGCACTGATGGCCAAGGGTATCAAGGTGCTGATCATCTGCCCGCAGGATGCGGCAGCAGCGGCGGCGGCGGTTGACGAAGCCAAAGAGGAAGGCATCACCGTCATTTCCTACGACAGACTCATCACGGATACGAAATCGGTCGACTATTACGTCACATTCGACAGCATTTCGGTCGGCAAGGCGCAGGGACAGTATCTGATCGACAATGCGGCCGGAAAAGGCAATCCGCTGTATCTCTACACCGGAGCCGCGACCGACAACAACGCGTTCCTTTTCTTTGAGGGCGCATGGGACGTTCTTCAGCCGAAGATTGCGGACGGGACGTTCGTCATCAAGAACTCCAGCGAAGCCGTCAATCTTCAGTCCAAAGCGACCTTGACCCGCGACGAGGAAAGCAAGATCATCGCACAGGTCACCACTAACTGGGATTTCAACGAAGCGAAGAATAAGGCCGAAGCTCATCTGACGGCGGCGAAGGCGGCCGACAAGGGCAACGTTTATATCCTTGCGCCAAACGACGGCACGGCGCGCTCCATTTCGGATGTGTTCGCGGCGGACACGGCGGTGACAAGCTATAAGATCACCGGGCAGGACGCCGAAAAGGCGTCGATCCAGTATATCATCGACGGCAAACAGTCCATGACCGTGTTCAAGGATGTACGCATTCTCGTCAAGGACTCCATTGCGATGGCGATTTCCATCCTCCAAGGCAAAACTCCCGAGACAACAGGAACATACAACAATAAAATGGTCGACGTCAAGGCAAAACAGACAGACGTTCAGGTCGTGGATTCCAAAAATGTGAAGAGTGCCATTATCGACTCCGGATACTATCAGGCTTCCGATTTCACCAACCTGAAGTAA
- a CDS encoding IS30 family transposase, translating to MDYHHLTPKERALIAQLWNNGISMRQLARRLQRDPGTISREIKRNRSGQKYLSVPARARYLERRMECRRKRLYQNPRLTAYISEKLELSWSPEQIAGRIRLDYPDDRDMKISHSSIYRWLRADLLPRSVQLTMKLRHYGRQHGETRGYKAGAREIRERSKEALRRKRLGDWEADTIGFGQAKRAYLLNVTDRKSRYCCLAVLRNIRREEVMRGFEFFFEGGKVPLRTVTSDRGIEFNCHREFESRFEALYYYTRPASPWQKPTVENTNGLIRQFFPRGTRFTELTPEAVAFVMERLNDRPRKCLNWKTPAEVISSYLLHFT from the coding sequence ATGGACTACCACCATCTTACACCAAAAGAGCGCGCATTGATAGCCCAATTGTGGAATAACGGGATCAGTATGAGGCAGCTTGCACGCAGGTTGCAAAGGGATCCGGGCACAATCAGCCGGGAGATCAAGAGGAACCGTTCGGGACAAAAATATCTTAGCGTTCCGGCACGGGCCCGGTACCTTGAACGGCGAATGGAATGCCGCCGGAAGAGGCTGTATCAAAACCCACGTCTGACAGCTTACATATCCGAAAAGCTTGAATTGTCATGGTCGCCCGAACAAATTGCCGGAAGAATCCGGTTAGACTATCCGGATGACCGGGACATGAAAATCTCGCACAGCAGCATATATCGGTGGCTACGCGCGGACTTGCTGCCACGTTCCGTACAACTTACGATGAAACTGCGTCACTATGGCCGTCAGCATGGAGAAACTCGTGGGTACAAGGCCGGGGCGCGGGAAATCCGGGAGAGAAGCAAAGAAGCTCTACGCAGAAAGAGACTTGGAGACTGGGAAGCTGACACGATCGGGTTCGGACAAGCAAAACGCGCTTATTTGCTGAATGTGACCGACCGAAAAAGTCGATACTGCTGCCTGGCCGTCCTGCGCAACATCAGACGGGAAGAAGTCATGCGGGGCTTTGAGTTCTTCTTTGAAGGCGGAAAGGTTCCGCTCCGCACGGTAACGTCGGATCGAGGGATCGAATTCAACTGCCACCGTGAATTTGAGAGCCGCTTTGAAGCGTTGTATTATTACACTCGCCCAGCCTCTCCGTGGCAGAAGCCAACTGTGGAAAATACGAACGGATTGATTCGTCAGTTTTTCCCCAGAGGAACCCGTTTTACAGAACTTACCCCAGAAGCCGTGGCATTTGTCATGGAGCGTCTCAACGACCGCCCGCGTAAATGTTTGAATTGGAAAACTCCTGCTGAAGTCATTTCTTCTTATCTGTTGCACTTCACTTGA
- a CDS encoding ABC transporter ATP-binding protein, protein MASVTLKNVYKVYSGNVTAVTDFSLEIKDKEFVILVGPSGCGKSTTLRMIAGLEEITKGELYIGDALSNDVAPKDRDIAMVFQNYALYPHMTVFDNMAFGLKLRKIPKDEIKRRVEEAARNLDISHLLDRKPKALSGGQRQRVALGRAIVRDPKVFLLDEPLSNLDAKLRAQMRTEIAKLHKRLGTTFIYVTHDQTEAMTMGDRIVVMKDGFIQQVDTPQNLYDYPVNQFVAGFMGSPQMNFLDGTVEKTGSGYAFRFGGYSVPIPADKNRDDVLKDYVGKQVVLGIRPENVHDEPEFLKKATDGIVEADVEVTELMGAETYLYLNCEGVSLTARVDPSSTAKSGDRIKTAFELNKIHLFDKETEKAILN, encoded by the coding sequence ATGGCAAGCGTAACGCTTAAAAATGTCTATAAAGTTTACAGCGGGAATGTCACCGCGGTCACGGATTTCAGCCTTGAGATCAAAGACAAGGAGTTCGTGATTCTGGTCGGTCCCTCCGGCTGCGGAAAATCGACCACGCTGCGGATGATCGCGGGGCTGGAGGAAATCACGAAGGGCGAGCTCTACATCGGGGACGCCCTCTCGAACGACGTGGCGCCGAAGGACCGCGACATCGCGATGGTGTTCCAGAACTACGCGCTCTACCCGCACATGACGGTGTTCGACAACATGGCGTTCGGCCTGAAGCTCCGCAAGATCCCGAAGGACGAAATCAAGCGCCGGGTGGAGGAAGCCGCCCGGAACCTGGACATTTCCCACCTGCTGGACCGCAAGCCGAAGGCGCTCTCCGGCGGCCAGCGCCAGCGCGTCGCGCTGGGCCGCGCCATCGTGCGCGACCCGAAGGTCTTTCTGCTGGACGAGCCTCTCTCCAACCTGGACGCGAAGCTGCGCGCCCAGATGAGGACGGAGATCGCAAAGCTGCACAAACGGCTGGGCACGACGTTCATCTACGTCACGCACGACCAGACGGAGGCCATGACGATGGGCGACCGGATCGTCGTGATGAAGGACGGATTCATCCAGCAGGTGGACACGCCGCAGAATCTGTACGATTACCCGGTCAACCAGTTCGTCGCCGGGTTCATGGGCTCGCCGCAGATGAACTTTCTCGACGGGACCGTCGAGAAAACCGGTTCGGGATACGCGTTCCGGTTCGGCGGGTACAGCGTCCCGATTCCGGCGGACAAGAACAGGGACGACGTGCTGAAAGACTACGTCGGCAAGCAGGTCGTTTTGGGCATCCGCCCCGAGAACGTGCATGACGAACCGGAATTTTTGAAAAAGGCGACCGACGGCATCGTGGAGGCCGACGTGGAGGTTACCGAGCTGATGGGCGCGGAGACCTACCTGTACTTAAACTGCGAGGGAGTGAGCCTCACCGCCAGGGTCGACCCCTCCTCGACGGCGAAATCCGGGGACCGGATCAAGACCGCGTTTGAACTGAACAAGATCCATCTGTTTGACAAGGAAACGGAAAAGGCAATCCTGAACTGA
- a CDS encoding sugar ABC transporter permease produces the protein MNLWTETKTLLKKNIRDYGMYIALAAIIVIFSVSTGGDFISPRNISNWINQTGYIAVLAVGMTLILIIRHIDISVGFLCGFIGAISAILMTQAHVPAWLSIVLSLLLGLVIGMFGGFLVAKVGVPSFVVTLAGMLAFRGLLLWVTEGTGTIIVSDEGYNALGNGFIPDIGTVNGLHILTILIGVLTIIFYIFSQIKTRNNQLQYHFQVLSVPMFVIKLIFISLIIGYIDYILAGFKGISWTLVVVAVVVAIYSFILNKTPLGRHIYGVGGNAQAAELAGVNVKKVTFLVFASMGLLAALAGILFTARSKSATPTAGTAFEMDAIAAAYVGGVSADGGVGKVTGSIVGALVMSSLMNGMNLMGIGISYQYIIKGAILVLAVIFDITTRKNRKVD, from the coding sequence ATGAATCTTTGGACCGAGACAAAAACGCTGCTAAAGAAAAACATCCGTGATTACGGAATGTATATCGCCCTGGCCGCCATTATCGTCATCTTCAGCGTCAGCACGGGCGGCGACTTCATTTCACCGAGAAACATCAGCAACTGGATCAACCAGACCGGCTACATCGCCGTTCTTGCCGTTGGAATGACGCTCATCCTGATCATCCGACACATCGATATCTCCGTCGGGTTCCTGTGCGGCTTCATCGGCGCCATTTCCGCTATTTTGATGACGCAGGCCCACGTTCCGGCATGGCTGTCGATTGTGCTTTCGCTTCTGCTCGGCCTTGTGATCGGTATGTTCGGGGGTTTTCTGGTGGCGAAAGTCGGCGTTCCGTCTTTTGTGGTCACGCTTGCGGGCATGCTTGCATTCCGGGGGCTTCTGCTGTGGGTCACGGAAGGCACCGGGACGATCATTGTATCGGACGAAGGCTACAACGCGCTTGGAAATGGGTTTATCCCGGACATCGGCACAGTGAACGGCCTGCACATCCTGACGATACTGATCGGCGTGTTAACGATTATTTTTTATATCTTCTCGCAGATCAAGACGCGCAATAATCAGCTCCAGTATCATTTTCAGGTCCTGTCCGTACCCATGTTTGTAATCAAGCTGATCTTTATTTCTCTGATTATCGGATACATTGACTATATTCTGGCCGGATTCAAGGGCATTTCATGGACACTGGTCGTTGTGGCGGTCGTCGTAGCCATTTACAGCTTCATCCTAAATAAAACGCCGCTTGGACGTCACATTTACGGCGTAGGGGGCAACGCGCAGGCCGCAGAGCTTGCCGGCGTCAATGTGAAAAAGGTGACGTTCCTGGTGTTCGCGTCAATGGGCCTGCTTGCGGCCCTGGCCGGCATTCTGTTCACCGCGAGGTCGAAATCCGCAACCCCGACAGCAGGCACGGCGTTTGAAATGGACGCCATTGCCGCGGCCTATGTGGGCGGCGTATCAGCGGACGGCGGTGTCGGTAAGGTGACGGGCTCCATCGTGGGCGCCCTTGTCATGTCTTCGCTGATGAACGGCATGAACCTGATGGGCATCGGTATTTCCTACCAGTACATTATCAAAGGGGCGATCCTTGTCCTTGCAGTCATTTTTGACATTACGACCCGTAAAAACAGAAAAGTGGATTGA
- a CDS encoding pseudouridine synthase, translated as MGKERLDKILASQNLGSRKEVGALIRAGRVSVGGTEVRRPEWKADPEADVIAVDSQVLNFKRHVYLMMNKPDGVLSASRDPRARTVVDLLPPGLRRRGLFPAGRLDKDTRGLLILTDDGGFAHRMLSPKSHVTKWYEAVLESPVSEADVLRFRRGVALADGTVCLSAGLSVLREGETPLVLAGLREGKFHQVKRMFLACGNRVLSLRRVRIGGLALDPELAEGAARELEAEEAALVFRTAPWIK; from the coding sequence ATGGGAAAAGAACGCCTGGATAAGATCCTGGCCTCGCAGAACCTGGGGAGCCGGAAGGAGGTCGGCGCGCTGATCCGCGCGGGACGGGTCTCCGTGGGCGGAACGGAGGTAAGGCGGCCCGAATGGAAGGCCGACCCGGAGGCGGACGTCATCGCGGTGGACAGTCAGGTCCTGAACTTCAAAAGGCATGTCTATCTGATGATGAACAAACCGGACGGCGTGCTGTCGGCGTCGCGCGACCCGCGCGCCCGCACGGTCGTGGATCTGCTGCCACCCGGCCTGCGCCGCCGCGGCCTGTTTCCCGCCGGCCGGCTGGACAAGGATACCCGCGGGCTTCTGATCCTGACCGACGACGGCGGGTTCGCGCACCGGATGCTTTCGCCGAAAAGCCATGTGACGAAATGGTACGAGGCCGTTCTGGAATCTCCCGTTTCGGAAGCGGACGTCCTCCGGTTCCGCCGGGGCGTGGCGCTGGCGGACGGCACGGTCTGCCTGTCCGCCGGGCTTTCGGTTCTGCGGGAAGGGGAAACCCCTTTGGTCCTGGCGGGCCTGCGGGAAGGAAAATTCCACCAGGTCAAGCGGATGTTCCTGGCCTGCGGAAACCGCGTGCTCTCGCTGCGGCGGGTGCGCATCGGCGGCCTCGCGCTCGACCCGGAGCTAGCCGAAGGCGCGGCCAGGGAACTGGAAGCGGAAGAAGCCGCGCTGGTGTTTCGCACAGCGCCATGGATAAAATAG
- the ftsE gene encoding cell division ATP-binding protein FtsE translates to MIDFQNVSKIYSNGTKALKDVSLRVDDGEFVFIVGSSGAGKSTFLKLITCEERPSEGEITVGEQKLSELKRGDVPYLRRRMGMVFQDFRLIQKMTVYENVAFAMHVVGASSRDIRRRVPYILGLVNLQDKADCHPRELSGGEQQRVGLARALINSPRLLIADEPTGNIDPALSFEIVDLFSEINKRGTTILMVTHEHSLVKRFGRRVIEIHGGSVVADSCNWEARHDQ, encoded by the coding sequence TTGATTGATTTTCAGAACGTGAGCAAAATCTATTCCAACGGCACGAAAGCCCTGAAGGACGTCAGCCTCCGCGTGGACGACGGGGAGTTCGTTTTTATCGTGGGGTCGTCCGGCGCGGGGAAGAGCACGTTTCTAAAACTGATTACCTGCGAGGAGCGGCCCAGCGAGGGTGAGATCACCGTGGGAGAGCAGAAGCTTTCCGAGCTGAAACGGGGCGACGTGCCGTACCTGCGGCGCAGGATGGGGATGGTGTTCCAGGATTTCAGGCTGATTCAGAAAATGACGGTTTACGAAAACGTGGCGTTTGCCATGCACGTCGTCGGAGCTTCCAGCCGGGATATCCGGAGGCGCGTCCCTTACATACTCGGCCTTGTGAATCTGCAGGACAAGGCGGACTGCCACCCGCGCGAGCTTTCCGGAGGGGAGCAGCAGCGCGTGGGCCTGGCGCGCGCGCTGATCAATTCGCCGCGCCTTCTCATCGCGGACGAGCCCACCGGGAACATCGACCCGGCGCTTTCGTTTGAAATCGTCGACCTGTTCAGCGAAATCAACAAGCGCGGCACCACGATCCTGATGGTGACGCACGAGCATTCCCTGGTCAAGCGCTTCGGGCGCAGGGTCATTGAAATACACGGCGGCTCCGTTGTTGCGGACAGCTGCAACTGGGAGGCGCGCCATGATCAATAA
- a CDS encoding PucR family transcriptional regulator — protein sequence MSNRLFQGVIHQMKDAVDRTIGVIDETSVIIACSELGRIGEVNDSVTAEALTAPGTFVINGYTYRSFGNRPRPEYAVFVSGSDPEAGRYASLLAISLSSIKQYYDEKYDRSNFIKNVILDNILPGDIYLKARELRFNSDVSRVCMLIKITNKSDISAFDVIQNLFPDKNKDFVININETDIALVKEIKPGIEMKDLDKLAGSIVDTLSSEFYTHCVVGIGTIVTGIKDLARSFKEAQVALEVGKVFDTERLIVSYDNLGIARLIYQLPTTLCEAFLKEVFKRGSIDSLDHETLFTIQRFFENNLNVSETSRKLFVHRNTLVYRLEKIKKITGLDLREFEDAIIFKVALMVKKYLSSDPVKF from the coding sequence ATGTCTAACAGGCTGTTTCAGGGAGTCATTCACCAAATGAAGGACGCGGTCGACCGCACCATCGGAGTGATCGACGAGACTTCCGTCATCATCGCGTGCAGCGAGCTCGGGCGGATCGGCGAGGTCAACGACAGCGTGACCGCGGAGGCGCTCACCGCTCCCGGCACTTTTGTCATCAACGGCTACACCTATCGGTCCTTCGGCAACCGCCCGCGCCCGGAATACGCGGTCTTTGTTTCCGGCAGCGACCCGGAGGCCGGCAGGTATGCGTCGCTGCTCGCGATTTCGCTCAGCAGCATCAAACAGTATTACGACGAAAAATACGACCGCAGCAACTTTATCAAAAACGTCATCCTGGACAATATCCTGCCCGGCGACATCTATCTGAAGGCGAGGGAGCTCCGCTTCAATTCGGATGTCAGCCGCGTGTGCATGCTCATCAAGATCACGAACAAGTCGGATATCTCCGCGTTCGACGTGATCCAGAACCTCTTCCCCGACAAGAACAAGGATTTCGTCATCAATATCAATGAAACCGACATCGCGCTCGTCAAGGAGATCAAGCCCGGCATCGAGATGAAGGACCTGGATAAGCTCGCGGGCTCGATCGTCGACACGCTCAGCAGCGAGTTCTACACCCACTGCGTCGTCGGCATCGGGACCATCGTGACCGGCATCAAGGATCTCGCCCGCTCGTTCAAGGAGGCGCAGGTCGCGCTGGAAGTCGGAAAGGTGTTCGACACGGAGCGCCTGATCGTCAGCTACGACAACCTCGGCATCGCCCGTCTGATTTACCAGCTGCCCACCACGCTGTGCGAGGCGTTTTTAAAGGAGGTTTTCAAGCGCGGCTCCATCGACTCGCTGGACCATGAGACGCTGTTCACCATTCAGCGGTTCTTTGAAAACAACCTGAATGTTTCAGAAACCTCGCGCAAACTGTTCGTCCACCGCAACACCCTGGTGTACCGCCTGGAAAAAATCAAGAAAATCACAGGCCTGGACCTGCGGGAATTCGAGGACGCCATTATTTTCAAGGTGGCGCTGATGGTGAAAAAATATCTTTCCTCCGATCCCGTTAAATTTTGA